From a region of the Haloferax volcanii DS2 genome:
- a CDS encoding DUF790 family protein — translation MLTADLARSRTRDGAVRPLFIDISDEQYRETAATLIALFEDHLGEPKGELDDAIDELTVADTDYKIVQGLAKLLRDECEFEQQAAVDPREIRKRLFERANDRYPIVRQPTLGEDTQKLEVYSAVADELGISLEECYRGMYADLEDNKRLVRFGDQSVRDDSDGQESTTTTTKLTGNSKQAYDQRDQTVDWLLARYNLALAQAVLYDASKMHFRVWEHFGTVFSYMKLFGLMHRIYPIDEDGNRVASTDVAAGYEAELDGPVSLFRQSQKYGIRMANFLPALPLCDRWEMRAEILDEGSAGDTKQFTLDYTDGLVSHYSTGQRFDSDVERTLARKWERSTTEWDLQREDDVFDLGSEVMIPDFAIEHPDGRRAIMEIVGFWTPEYLASKLAKIRQVETHNFVLAVSERLDCSDEDFGDVADRVLWFKTGMHVYDVVELAEEYASPVETDPD, via the coding sequence GTGCTGACAGCTGATCTCGCACGGTCGCGAACACGCGACGGCGCAGTCCGTCCTCTGTTCATCGACATCTCCGACGAGCAGTACCGAGAGACGGCGGCCACGCTGATAGCGCTGTTCGAGGACCATCTCGGTGAACCGAAGGGAGAACTGGACGACGCCATCGACGAACTGACCGTGGCCGATACCGACTACAAGATCGTCCAGGGGCTGGCGAAACTCCTCAGAGACGAGTGCGAGTTCGAGCAACAGGCGGCCGTTGACCCACGCGAGATCCGCAAGCGACTGTTCGAGCGAGCCAACGATCGCTACCCGATCGTTCGCCAGCCCACACTCGGCGAAGACACGCAGAAACTGGAAGTCTACAGCGCGGTCGCCGACGAGTTGGGCATCTCACTCGAGGAGTGTTACCGGGGTATGTACGCTGATCTGGAGGACAACAAACGGCTCGTCCGGTTCGGCGACCAGTCGGTGCGCGATGACAGCGACGGACAGGAGTCCACGACGACAACGACGAAACTGACGGGAAATAGCAAGCAGGCGTACGATCAGCGCGACCAGACGGTCGACTGGCTGCTGGCTCGCTACAACCTCGCGCTGGCACAGGCCGTGCTCTACGACGCCTCGAAGATGCACTTTCGGGTGTGGGAGCACTTCGGAACGGTGTTCAGTTACATGAAGCTGTTCGGATTGATGCACCGGATCTACCCCATCGACGAGGACGGCAACCGCGTCGCAAGCACGGACGTGGCAGCGGGCTACGAGGCGGAACTCGACGGGCCAGTCTCGCTGTTTCGGCAATCACAAAAGTACGGCATCCGGATGGCGAACTTCCTGCCCGCGCTCCCGCTGTGTGACCGCTGGGAGATGCGCGCGGAGATTCTCGACGAGGGGTCGGCCGGCGACACCAAACAGTTCACACTCGACTACACTGATGGGCTCGTCTCCCACTACAGCACCGGCCAGCGGTTCGACAGCGACGTCGAGCGAACGCTCGCCCGAAAGTGGGAGCGGTCGACCACAGAGTGGGACCTCCAGCGCGAAGACGATGTGTTCGATCTCGGCTCCGAAGTGATGATCCCCGATTTCGCCATCGAACATCCCGACGGACGGCGGGCAATCATGGAGATCGTCGGGTTCTGGACGCCGGAGTACCTGGCGTCGAAACTGGCGAAGATACGGCAGGTCGAGACCCACAACTTCGTGTTGGCGGTCTCGGAACGACTGGACTGTTCCGACGAGGACTTCGGGGACGTTGCGGATCGCGTACTGTGGTTCAAAACCGGGATGCACGTCTACGACGTGGTCGAACTGGCCGAGGAGTACGCCTCTCCGGTCGAAACAGACCCCGACTGA
- a CDS encoding calcium-binding protein, which translates to MTRETDEERDKRIRREILTDAYTADEQAISWCYHLEREMTFPFQARCIEERTISPLREGEEVPVVGMTDEVVSSREMFVLVEWKDREFGVPLSQLEVLDVDQDTREAVDDWHYWNGDGGRLG; encoded by the coding sequence ATGACACGGGAGACAGACGAAGAGCGGGACAAACGCATTCGGAGGGAGATACTCACCGACGCGTACACCGCCGACGAGCAAGCGATCAGCTGGTGCTATCACCTCGAACGCGAGATGACGTTCCCGTTTCAGGCGCGGTGTATCGAGGAGCGAACGATCTCGCCGCTGCGTGAGGGCGAAGAAGTGCCTGTCGTCGGAATGACGGACGAAGTCGTCAGCAGTCGTGAGATGTTCGTCCTCGTGGAGTGGAAGGACAGGGAATTCGGTGTCCCGTTGTCACAACTCGAAGTGCTCGACGTAGATCAGGATACCCGGGAGGCAGTCGATGACTGGCACTACTGGAACGGCGACGGCGGCCGCTTGGGCTGA
- a CDS encoding IS1096 element passenger TnpR family protein, protein MTTYVFRVWLQPHPPLGFEPDEEVWHDLEIDGSHTLATFHEAIFQAFDRWESHAYEFITRDDNGIALRSYVHPMLYDGGPSWRTMDDEEIDRFIEQAVPDDASEEAKERFRELQSNPPMEGNAAETTIDELDPEDLGALSYTFDMGDSWEHYIELQDTRTGSMDGDPVVVDEQGTAPSQYPDLDE, encoded by the coding sequence ATGACGACCTACGTGTTCCGCGTCTGGCTCCAGCCGCATCCACCGCTGGGGTTCGAACCCGACGAGGAGGTCTGGCACGACCTCGAGATCGACGGGTCACACACGCTCGCTACGTTCCACGAGGCGATCTTCCAGGCGTTCGATCGCTGGGAGAGCCACGCCTACGAGTTCATCACACGCGATGACAACGGCATCGCGCTCCGGAGCTACGTCCATCCGATGCTCTACGATGGCGGTCCGAGCTGGCGCACAATGGACGACGAAGAGATCGATCGCTTCATCGAGCAGGCCGTGCCGGACGACGCGTCCGAGGAAGCCAAAGAACGGTTCCGCGAACTCCAGTCGAACCCACCGATGGAAGGCAACGCCGCTGAGACGACGATCGACGAACTCGATCCGGAAGATCTGGGCGCGCTCTCCTACACGTTCGACATGGGCGACAGCTGGGAACACTACATCGAACTGCAAGACACGCGAACGGGATCGATGGATGGTGATCCCGTCGTCGTCGACGAGCAAGGCACAGCACCGTCTCAATACCCTGATCTCGACGAGTAA
- a CDS encoding SWIM zinc finger family protein, translating to MNIDRERVKNRSTDAVFERGVNYRDEGRIQQLDRFGELVTATISGSKLYDVTVEFGGRSIDARCTCPYDGGGDCKHVVAVLLDIAASPPQDESERVEAVIDDVSAEDLRGFARDALAEHPELREQFLARFGDDHRSVEEYREEIAQLFEQHADPVVFEAIDFSRFLEIAEQYRDRERYLAAATVYRAVFEEIDEKYNWIDGAYDHYAKAIQTALDGYADCVLATNPTPEEFDTYAGVLEARATAEPRINDEQFRRALDDLEERYE from the coding sequence ATGAACATCGATAGGGAAAGGGTCAAGAACAGAAGCACCGATGCGGTGTTCGAACGCGGAGTCAACTACCGTGACGAGGGACGCATTCAGCAACTCGACCGATTTGGCGAACTCGTTACGGCCACCATCAGCGGTTCGAAGTTGTACGACGTGACTGTCGAGTTCGGCGGGCGCAGTATCGATGCGCGGTGTACCTGTCCGTACGACGGTGGCGGCGACTGCAAGCACGTCGTCGCAGTACTGCTGGACATCGCCGCCAGCCCGCCACAGGACGAGAGCGAGCGTGTCGAGGCAGTCATCGACGACGTGTCGGCCGAGGACCTGCGTGGGTTCGCCCGTGACGCCCTCGCCGAACATCCGGAGTTGCGCGAGCAGTTTCTCGCACGCTTTGGCGACGACCACAGATCGGTCGAGGAGTACCGCGAGGAAATCGCGCAGTTGTTCGAGCAACACGCCGACCCGGTCGTGTTCGAGGCCATCGACTTCTCCCGGTTTTTGGAGATCGCCGAGCAGTACCGTGACCGCGAGCGGTATCTGGCCGCTGCGACCGTCTACCGAGCGGTGTTCGAGGAGATCGACGAGAAATACAACTGGATCGACGGTGCCTACGACCACTACGCGAAGGCGATCCAGACCGCACTCGACGGCTACGCCGACTGCGTCCTCGCGACCAATCCGACTCCCGAAGAGTTCGACACGTACGCTGGCGTGCTTGAGGCGCGGGCAACGGCAGAGCCGCGGATCAACGACGAGCAGTTCCGGCGCGCACTCGACGATCTGGAGGAGCGATACGAGTGA
- a CDS encoding DEAD/DEAH box helicase, with product MNEFVEWVQNREYYRDQIQFQREIPARRPITRSCEMERRLADLLANRGIDGLYAHQTDAIEAVRNGQNVVLATPTASGKSLAYTIPAIERAHKYDGRTLYIGPQVALINDQETTLSDFAAPFDDLSVTQYTGSLSSDERQQARDEDPSIVLTTPDMLHCGLLSHAGDLWRAFFESLELVVVDEVHEYRGVFGSHVGLVCRRLARICDRLGADPQFVCCSATIGNPREHAATIAGQPTDSFELVDEDTSETGPTHWLFWQPPEYDEGDAPAGGGQRRSNHGETMRLFVDLVMQGYQTVAFTRARQTAERYATISSDTLAERGRADIAQSVTAYHAGLRDDRRATIETALHSGDCAGVWSTSALELGVDIGSLDAVLLDGYPGTQMATFQRAGRAGRGTDPSLVALVASEDQLDQYVIKHPNELFEQTPERAVANPSNSHLLKLHTHAAAMEGPLRTADEAYFGSTFPDIVSTLTNDGELTRRQTDQGLEWRRTASGRTVNPYEQGLRTITERMVTLRVRGGATDELGKLPLNAALRDVHPGAIYHHQGQNYEVQSLDLDRDVAWLAETDSDHQTRVQYEESMTIEEDSATKPLATRDDVTVHFADVTRRKQVTGFQRRDHRTGEIMTEEALKLPETTLSTRALYVTLPPGLESLMQTMSGSFEGGLHAVQHALVATFPLVILCDRRDVGSVSTAEHPQTETSALFMYDSYRGGVGLARNGYDHIEGLFQHTWELLADCGCSDGCPACIQSPHCGRANEPLDKRLAATLTMALADPSRQAADSTP from the coding sequence GTGAACGAGTTCGTCGAGTGGGTACAGAACCGCGAGTACTACCGCGATCAGATCCAGTTCCAGCGGGAGATTCCCGCTCGTAGGCCCATCACTCGATCCTGTGAGATGGAGCGCCGGCTCGCAGACCTCCTTGCTAACCGGGGCATCGACGGACTCTACGCACACCAGACCGACGCCATCGAAGCGGTTCGCAACGGGCAGAACGTCGTCCTCGCGACGCCGACAGCAAGCGGAAAGAGCCTCGCGTACACGATTCCCGCCATCGAGCGCGCTCACAAGTACGACGGACGGACGCTGTATATCGGTCCGCAGGTCGCGCTGATCAACGACCAGGAGACGACGCTGTCTGATTTCGCTGCACCGTTCGACGATCTCTCCGTGACTCAGTACACAGGCTCGCTCTCTTCGGACGAGCGCCAGCAGGCACGTGACGAAGACCCGTCCATCGTCTTGACGACGCCGGATATGCTCCACTGTGGACTGCTCAGTCACGCGGGCGACCTCTGGCGAGCGTTCTTCGAGTCGTTGGAACTCGTCGTCGTCGACGAAGTCCACGAGTACCGCGGTGTCTTCGGCAGTCACGTCGGTCTCGTCTGCCGCCGGCTGGCGCGGATCTGTGACCGTCTCGGTGCCGACCCGCAGTTCGTGTGCTGTTCCGCGACGATCGGCAATCCCCGGGAGCACGCAGCGACGATCGCCGGCCAACCGACCGACTCGTTCGAACTCGTCGACGAGGACACCAGTGAAACGGGTCCGACACACTGGCTGTTCTGGCAACCACCGGAATACGACGAGGGCGATGCACCGGCCGGTGGTGGACAGCGCCGCTCCAACCACGGGGAAACCATGCGACTGTTCGTCGACCTCGTGATGCAGGGGTATCAGACAGTGGCGTTCACGCGCGCGAGGCAGACGGCAGAGCGGTACGCCACCATCAGCAGCGATACACTCGCAGAGCGCGGGAGGGCCGACATCGCCCAGAGCGTAACTGCGTACCACGCAGGACTGCGCGATGACCGGCGGGCGACAATCGAGACTGCACTGCACTCCGGGGACTGTGCCGGCGTCTGGAGCACGAGCGCGCTGGAACTCGGCGTCGACATCGGCAGCCTCGACGCCGTCCTGTTAGACGGGTACCCTGGAACACAGATGGCAACGTTCCAGCGCGCGGGCCGCGCTGGCCGTGGGACCGACCCGAGCCTCGTCGCGCTCGTCGCCAGCGAGGATCAACTCGACCAGTACGTTATCAAGCATCCTAACGAACTGTTCGAGCAGACGCCCGAGCGTGCCGTCGCCAATCCCTCGAATTCGCATCTCCTGAAACTGCATACACACGCCGCGGCCATGGAAGGACCGCTCCGAACCGCCGACGAGGCGTATTTCGGTTCTACTTTCCCCGACATCGTCAGTACCCTCACAAACGACGGCGAATTGACCCGGCGACAGACAGATCAAGGACTCGAATGGCGACGCACCGCCAGCGGACGAACGGTGAATCCGTACGAACAGGGGCTCCGAACCATCACAGAACGCATGGTCACCCTCCGGGTTCGAGGGGGAGCGACTGACGAACTCGGGAAGTTGCCGCTCAACGCGGCACTGCGGGACGTACATCCAGGTGCGATCTACCACCATCAGGGGCAGAACTACGAAGTCCAGTCACTCGACCTAGACCGCGACGTGGCGTGGCTCGCCGAAACGGACAGCGACCACCAGACGCGCGTGCAGTACGAGGAGTCGATGACTATCGAGGAGGACAGCGCTACCAAGCCACTGGCGACCCGCGACGACGTGACCGTTCACTTCGCGGACGTGACGCGACGGAAGCAGGTCACCGGCTTCCAGCGACGCGACCACCGAACTGGTGAGATCATGACCGAGGAGGCACTCAAGCTGCCCGAAACGACGCTCTCGACCCGTGCACTGTACGTGACGCTCCCACCGGGACTGGAAAGCCTGATGCAGACGATGTCCGGGTCGTTCGAGGGTGGCCTCCACGCCGTCCAGCACGCCCTCGTCGCCACATTCCCGCTGGTCATCCTTTGTGACCGGCGTGACGTTGGAAGCGTCTCGACGGCCGAACACCCACAGACCGAGACGAGCGCGCTATTCATGTACGACAGTTACCGCGGTGGTGTCGGACTCGCCCGCAACGGATACGACCACATCGAGGGACTCTTCCAGCACACGTGGGAACTGCTCGCCGATTGTGGCTGTTCCGACGGCTGTCCGGCGTGTATTCAATCACCGCACTGTGGCCGAGCGAACGAACCGCTCGACAAACGCCTCGCGGCGACGCTCACGATGGCGCTGGCCGATCCGAGCCGGCAGGCCGCCGATTCGACACCGTAA
- a CDS encoding helix-hairpin-helix domain-containing protein translates to MVAPISHADELDPFIALELPPGWVRGLLEPLSGSFRSDDPLESALFEALTGSKPDSAPTSNTVIFTYLAGYDPGIDRPIDSERQLSIKYVAEQDAFGVRAAFDEGLVETVPDARDWLERAMPRVEREMDHRRRFWVALSDIHGLGQQGIDNLNGEYESLDAVASATETELADIPYVTDDLAPEVVEAAEQFDGTVPDAPGDRAADCADDPLVVDTSDLRPFSDLFEN, encoded by the coding sequence ATGGTTGCTCCGATTTCGCACGCGGACGAACTTGACCCGTTTATCGCTCTGGAACTTCCCCCGGGCTGGGTTCGTGGCCTTCTCGAACCGCTGTCGGGGTCGTTCCGATCGGACGACCCGCTTGAGAGCGCGCTGTTCGAGGCACTCACGGGATCGAAGCCTGACTCGGCACCAACCTCGAACACAGTCATCTTCACGTATCTCGCCGGCTACGATCCCGGTATCGACCGGCCGATTGACAGCGAGCGCCAGCTATCGATCAAGTACGTAGCCGAGCAGGATGCGTTCGGAGTCAGAGCAGCGTTCGACGAAGGTCTGGTCGAGACTGTTCCAGACGCTCGTGACTGGCTGGAACGGGCCATGCCACGGGTCGAACGTGAGATGGACCATCGACGCCGCTTCTGGGTGGCGCTCTCGGATATCCACGGTCTCGGGCAGCAAGGGATTGACAATCTGAACGGGGAATACGAGTCTTTGGATGCAGTCGCTTCGGCGACCGAAACCGAACTGGCCGACATTCCGTACGTCACTGACGACTTGGCGCCCGAGGTAGTGGAAGCTGCCGAGCAGTTCGACGGGACAGTCCCGGATGCTCCTGGCGACCGGGCGGCCGACTGTGCTGACGATCCGCTCGTCGTCGATACTAGCGACCTGCGTCCATTCAGTGACCTCTTCGAGAACTGA
- a CDS encoding DUF2800 domain-containing protein, which produces MPFSVSWHTLLEELDELPDDAELVTPLSHDTFRVTDVQEHRVVVTFDDTGERRPLQRDQFETLHRRIQDSNGAFELDRLPPDADPYPAVLSLHPRFEVDEEQGSIAETEAETGTQLLSGESAPAESDRVEPDEIDVYSDALLLIDALERQDVSDLTALETEALVNLYTLCSDVQRNADELRQDIADVLLDRLHHDQPVHGQYGSVQRTSRRNRSLKDEEDVLATLEGAGIDRERVMSVDSKKVNEALEVTELSETDVYEVDESEYVRKAEVDEDVKESRLQGLKDRLAASSDAESDELRQEIEALEERIDDLTSFSTGTQMQG; this is translated from the coding sequence ATGCCGTTTAGCGTCAGCTGGCACACGCTGCTCGAGGAGCTCGACGAGTTGCCCGACGATGCTGAACTCGTCACACCGCTCTCGCACGATACGTTCCGCGTCACGGACGTACAGGAACACCGCGTTGTCGTCACGTTCGACGACACGGGAGAGCGTCGCCCGCTCCAGCGCGATCAGTTCGAGACCCTTCACCGCCGGATCCAGGACTCGAACGGTGCGTTCGAACTCGACCGGCTCCCACCCGATGCCGATCCCTATCCGGCAGTGCTGAGCCTGCATCCGCGATTCGAGGTGGACGAAGAGCAGGGTAGTATCGCCGAAACGGAAGCAGAGACTGGTACCCAACTCCTGAGTGGCGAATCAGCACCTGCCGAGAGCGACCGTGTCGAACCTGACGAGATCGACGTGTATTCGGATGCCCTTCTCCTCATCGATGCGCTGGAACGTCAGGACGTCTCCGATCTCACAGCACTGGAGACGGAAGCACTGGTGAACCTCTACACGCTCTGTTCGGATGTCCAGCGGAACGCGGACGAACTCCGCCAGGACATCGCCGACGTGTTACTCGATCGACTCCACCACGATCAGCCAGTCCACGGGCAGTACGGCTCGGTTCAGCGAACGTCGCGTCGTAACCGCTCGTTGAAAGACGAGGAAGACGTACTGGCCACACTGGAAGGCGCAGGGATCGACCGCGAGCGTGTCATGAGCGTCGACTCGAAGAAAGTGAACGAGGCACTGGAAGTAACGGAACTCTCGGAAACGGATGTCTACGAGGTTGACGAGAGCGAATACGTCCGGAAGGCCGAAGTAGACGAGGATGTCAAAGAGTCACGACTCCAGGGATTGAAAGACCGGCTTGCGGCCAGTAGCGACGCAGAATCCGACGAACTCAGACAGGAGATCGAGGCCCTCGAAGAACGTATCGACGACCTTACGAGTTTCAGTACGGGGACACAGATGCAGGGGTAG
- a CDS encoding heavy metal translocating P-type ATPase: protein MSSRTAHLDIRGMSCANCSRTVGEALEALDGVTSASVNFATDEGSVEYDPEEVSLGEIYDAIEDAGYEALSETRTIGITGMSCANCADANQKSLESVPGVVDAEVNFATDEAHVTYNPADASLDDMYRAVEDAGYTPVREDDGDDEGDAEDARDAARNEEIRRQKRLTLFGAALSLPLLAMLAVELFGGGLPETIPGTGVPVGWVGFAFATPVQVYLGREFYENSYTALVRNRTANMDVLIAMGSSTAYLYSVAVLVGLLAGSLYFDTAALILVFITLGNYLEARSKGQASEALRTLLELEADTATLVDDDGTEREVPLDEVEVGDRMKVRPGEKIPTDGVVVDGDSAVDESMVTGESVPVSKADGDEVVGSTVNQNGVLVVESTKVGSETAIQQIVSLVKEAQGRQPEIQNLADRISAYFVPAVIANALLWGVVWFLFPEALAGFIRSLPLWGLVAGGPVAAGGAVSTFEFAVVVFASAVLIACPCALGLATPAATMVGTAIGAQNGVLFKGGDVLERVKDVETVVFDKTGTLTKGEMTLTDVVAVGPAADGSGVVTADDETLDEDAVLRYAASAERNSEHPLARAIVAGAADRGLDLAEPDDFENVPGHGIRATVDGKPVLVGNRKLLSDAGVDPAPAEDALRDLEGEGKTAMLVAVDGDLAGVVADADEIKESAAEAVAALRDRGATVHMITGDNERTARAVAEQVGIDPDNVSAGVLPEDKADAVESLQADGTRVMMVGDGVNDAPALAAAYVGTALGSGTDVAIEAANVTLMRDDPLDVVKAIRISAGTLAKIKQNLFWALGYNTAMIPLASLGLLQPVFAAGAMALSSVSVLTNSLLFRSYTPDHDYRFLDFLRR from the coding sequence ATGAGTAGCCGAACGGCCCATTTAGACATCCGCGGGATGAGTTGCGCGAACTGCTCGCGCACCGTCGGCGAGGCGTTGGAGGCGCTCGACGGCGTGACGAGCGCCAGCGTCAACTTCGCCACCGACGAGGGGTCCGTGGAGTACGACCCCGAGGAGGTATCGCTCGGCGAGATATACGACGCCATCGAGGACGCTGGCTACGAGGCGCTCTCGGAGACCCGAACCATCGGCATCACCGGGATGAGCTGTGCGAACTGCGCCGACGCCAACCAAAAGTCGTTGGAGTCGGTCCCGGGCGTCGTCGACGCCGAGGTCAACTTCGCCACCGACGAGGCGCACGTCACCTACAACCCCGCCGACGCGAGCCTCGACGACATGTACCGGGCGGTCGAAGACGCCGGCTACACGCCCGTCCGCGAAGACGACGGCGACGACGAGGGTGACGCAGAAGACGCCCGCGACGCCGCTCGCAACGAGGAGATTCGCCGGCAGAAGCGCCTGACGCTGTTCGGCGCGGCGCTGTCGCTCCCGCTCCTCGCGATGCTCGCGGTCGAACTGTTCGGCGGCGGCCTTCCCGAGACGATTCCCGGCACGGGCGTCCCCGTCGGCTGGGTCGGCTTCGCGTTCGCCACGCCGGTACAGGTCTACCTCGGCCGCGAGTTCTACGAGAACTCCTACACGGCGCTCGTCCGGAACCGCACCGCCAACATGGACGTGCTCATCGCCATGGGGTCTTCGACGGCGTACCTCTACTCCGTCGCCGTCCTCGTCGGCCTCCTCGCCGGCAGCCTCTACTTCGACACCGCCGCGCTCATCTTGGTGTTCATCACGCTCGGGAACTATCTCGAAGCCCGCTCGAAGGGACAGGCGTCGGAGGCGCTCCGAACGCTCCTCGAACTCGAAGCCGACACCGCGACGCTCGTCGACGACGACGGGACCGAACGCGAAGTCCCCCTCGACGAGGTCGAAGTCGGCGACCGCATGAAGGTCCGCCCCGGCGAGAAGATTCCGACCGACGGCGTCGTCGTCGACGGCGACTCCGCGGTCGACGAGTCCATGGTCACGGGCGAGTCCGTCCCCGTCTCGAAGGCCGACGGCGACGAGGTCGTCGGTTCGACGGTGAACCAAAACGGCGTCCTCGTGGTCGAATCGACCAAGGTCGGCTCCGAGACCGCAATCCAGCAGATAGTCTCGCTCGTCAAGGAAGCGCAGGGCCGCCAGCCCGAGATTCAGAACCTCGCGGACCGTATCTCGGCGTACTTCGTGCCCGCGGTCATCGCCAACGCCCTCCTGTGGGGCGTCGTCTGGTTCCTCTTCCCCGAGGCGCTCGCGGGCTTCATCCGGTCGCTCCCGCTGTGGGGGCTCGTCGCTGGCGGCCCCGTCGCCGCCGGCGGCGCGGTCTCGACGTTCGAGTTCGCCGTCGTCGTCTTCGCGTCGGCCGTGCTCATCGCCTGCCCCTGCGCGCTCGGCCTCGCGACCCCGGCCGCGACGATGGTCGGGACGGCAATCGGCGCGCAAAACGGCGTCCTGTTCAAGGGCGGCGACGTGCTCGAACGCGTCAAAGACGTGGAGACCGTCGTCTTCGACAAGACCGGCACGCTCACCAAAGGCGAGATGACGCTGACCGACGTGGTCGCCGTCGGCCCCGCCGCCGACGGCTCCGGCGTCGTCACCGCCGACGACGAGACGCTCGACGAAGACGCCGTGCTCCGGTACGCCGCCTCGGCCGAGCGCAACAGCGAACACCCGCTTGCCCGCGCCATCGTCGCCGGCGCGGCAGACCGCGGCCTCGACCTCGCGGAGCCGGACGACTTCGAGAACGTCCCCGGCCACGGGATTCGCGCGACCGTCGACGGGAAACCCGTCCTCGTCGGCAACCGCAAACTCCTCTCGGACGCGGGCGTCGACCCCGCGCCGGCCGAGGACGCGCTCCGCGACCTCGAAGGAGAGGGCAAGACCGCGATGCTCGTCGCGGTCGACGGCGACCTCGCGGGCGTCGTCGCCGACGCGGACGAAATCAAGGAGTCGGCCGCCGAGGCCGTCGCCGCGCTCCGCGACCGCGGCGCGACCGTCCACATGATTACCGGCGACAACGAGCGGACCGCCCGCGCCGTCGCCGAGCAGGTCGGCATCGACCCCGACAACGTCAGCGCCGGCGTCCTCCCCGAGGACAAGGCCGACGCCGTCGAGTCCCTGCAAGCCGACGGCACGAGAGTCATGATGGTCGGTGACGGCGTCAACGACGCGCCCGCGCTCGCCGCCGCGTACGTCGGCACGGCGCTCGGCTCCGGCACCGACGTGGCTATCGAGGCCGCCAACGTGACGCTCATGCGCGACGACCCGCTCGACGTGGTGAAAGCCATCCGCATCTCCGCGGGGACGCTCGCCAAAATCAAGCAGAACCTGTTCTGGGCGCTCGGCTACAACACCGCGATGATTCCGCTCGCGTCGCTCGGCCTCCTCCAGCCGGTGTTCGCCGCGGGCGCGATGGCGCTGTCGTCGGTGTCCGTCCTCACGAACAGCCTCCTGTTCCGGAGCTACACGCCGGACCACGACTACCGCTTCCTCGACTTCCTGCGGCGGTAG